CCCAGGAAGAGCTGGGGCGCACCATCTTCTTCGGCGAGCGCGGGGACTGCTTCCACTGCCACGGCACCGCGCTCTTCACCGACAACCGATACCACAATAACGGACTCGACGCCGTGCCGGCCGACTCCGGGCTCGCCGGCATCACCGGCGCCTCGTTCGACCTCGCCAAATTCAAGACGCCCTCGCTGCGCAACGTGGCAGTCACGGCGCCCTACATGCACGACGGCCGGTTCGAGACACTCGAAGACGTCGTCACCTTTTACAATGCGGAAGTCCAGCCATCGGCCACCCTCGACCCGCTCCTCGGCCGCACCCGGCGGGAGCCGCTGAGCGACGAGGAGCAGGCGGCGCTCGTCGCCTTTTTGCATACGCTGACCGACGACGACTTCCTATCCCCCTGATCATCATGCCATTCGACCCACTCACACGACGCGCTTTCCTGCGCAGGACCGGCGGCCTCGTCGCCGGCGTGTCCCTGACGGCGCTCGTCGGTTGCGAAAGCTTCGGCGTCGAACCCGTCACCGGGGGGATCGACTTCCTGCCGTTCATCACGCCCAACGAGACCTTTTTCAAGCAATTTGGGGCGGATGGCGGCGTCAAGGACTGGCCGGGCATCCAGCAGATTCCCCAGAGCGAATGGTCGCTGTCGATCGACGGCGCCGTCGCCTCCCCGCGGACGCTCCGCATCGCCGATATCTTCGCCGAGGCCGAGCATGAAGTCACCATCCTGTCCACGCTGCGGTGCATCCTGGACAACAACGCCGGCCAGGGCCTCGTGGGCACGGCCACCTGGAAAGGCATCCCCCTGCGCCGCTTCCTGGACGCGGCGGGCGTCGACCTGACGCGCGCGCGCCGGCTGCGCTTTTACGGGGCCGACGGATTTACCAACAACCTGCCGATCGAGCGGGTTTTCGGGGATGCCGAGAGCGACCTCGTGGAGCCCCTGCTGGTGTATGAGATGAACGGCATTGCAGTGCCGTCGTCGCACGGCGCCCCGATTCGTCTGCTCGTCCCGGGTTATTACGGCTACAAAAGCGTCAAGTGGCTCACCCGCGTGGAGGTCACCGAAAACGACGACCCGTTCGGCACCTATCAGGAGGTGCTCGGCTACACCGACGACGGGCGGATCGATGTCTCCTGCAAGACGACCAGCATCCTGCGCGGGGCGCGGATCCCCGCAGGGCCGGCGCGCATCGCCGGCTTCGCGCTCAGCGGCCACGGCAGCATCGACCAGGTCCGCCTCACGATCGACGGCGGCGAGATGGTGCAGGCCCGCATCCTGAGTCTGAACGAACTGCTCGCGTCCGCGCCCGACATCCGCGGCGCGTTCCAGCTCACCCAGACGGATCGATTCCCCTACCCGTACCGGGGCGTCTGGACGCTCTGGGAATACCAGTGGGACGCCACGCCGGGGCAGCATCTCATCCGCGTGCAGGCCCACGACGCCGCCGGCAACGAACAACCGCCCTCCGACGACGACCCCACCGACGGTCAGAATCCGGCTTTCGAATTTAATGTCACGGTAGAAAGTAGTTCATGAATCACATGATGTATCCACGATAAAAACACAAAAAGGAATGCGTGCATTACGAGGAGTATCCCTGCGCAACGCCGGCGTAGTACTGGCGGTGACCCTGCTCGCGCTGGCGAGCGGCCGGCCGCTCCAGGCCCAATCGACCACCGACCTGGACGCCCAGGTCGCCGACCTTTTCGAGCGAAGCTGCGCCCGCGCCGGATGCCACGCCGGACCGGTCCCGATGATGAATCTGGACCTCAGCCGGGACCAGCATTATGCCGCGCTCGTCGGCGAGGCCAGCACGGAGAACCCGCAGATCAAGCGGGTGGAGCCGGGCCGGCCGGATCAGAGCTACATCATCATGAAATTGAAGGGCGAGCCGGGCATCGTGGGGATGCAGATGCCGTTCACGGGCGACAAGCTCACGCCCGATGAAATCGGGCTTATCGAACAGTGGATCGCGGGCATGGGCGGCGTGGACGAAAGCCGCAAAGCCGCCGCGCCGGCCGCCGAACCGTATCCCTTTTACGGCTGGAAGGTGATGAACCTGCCGACGAGCCGCACGCTCAACGCCGGCAACATGCTGTTCATGATCGGGCACCGCTTCAACCCGCGCATCAGCGACGGCTACAGCGCCTTCTTCGGCCTCGACGGCAGCGCCATCATCTACCTGAGCCTCGGTTACGCGATCACCGACAACCTCCTCGTCGCGCTGGCGCGCAGCAACTCCGCCGACGATGTCGAGCTGTCGGCTCGCTACGGGCTCATGCGCCAGGGCGGTGCACGCAACTGGCCCATCGGCGCCAGCCTGCAAACGACCGCCAACTGGATCACGCAGACCAACGAAGGCGAATCGAGCTTCGAGGCCGAACGGCTCAAGTTCACCGCGCAGCTGAGCCTCACGCGCTCCATCATGGACCGGATCGGACTGGCCGTCGTGCCCGGCGTGCTCGTGAACCAGAATGAGATCGAGACCGACGAGCCCCTGCTCGTGACCGTGGGTCTCGGCGCCCGGTGGCGTTTCGCGCCCAAGCTTTCCATCATCGGCGAGTGGGTGCCGATCGTCTCCGGCTACAACCGTTCGCTCATCTTCGGCAACGACATCCGGTACGACAGCTGGGGCGGCGGACTGGAAATCAGCACTGCCGGCCACGTCTTCCAGATCGTCGTCGCCAATGCGGTCGGCCTGACGACCGACCAGTACCTGCGGGGCGGCGACCTCGGTATCGAAAATGGCGATATCCGGCTTGGATTCAATATTTTCCGCATCCTCACACCCTGAACGCTTCGGCGGGGAGGCGGCATACGCCCCTCCCCGCTGGTCATCTGACGATCCTCGCGTACATCCCGTAAAAGCGGGTTTCGTGAAACTCAACCGGAAGTTGGCGTAGAACACGCAACGTCCCTTATCTTTTGCCATGCCTACCGCACGCTCCATACGCGCAACCCTTATCCTGGCGACGTTTCTCGCCGGGATGATCGTTGCGCCGTTGTCGCACTACGCCTACATGGCGCTGGGCGATGCGTACGCGCCGGCAGGAATGGCCGCCTCGCACCATGCGGGGATGCGCCACGCGACGGACATGCCGGCGTCCCTGCCGGACGCCCCTTCGGTTTCCGGCAAAACGGAGGTCCTGGTTTGCGATTACTGGAGCCTCTTCGCCACCTTCGCGGCGATCGACGCGGGGCAGCCTTCGTTGCTTATCGCGCCGGATCGCGGCACGCATCATAACGCGTATCCCGCGGATCAACCGCTGCCCGTCGCCCCATCGACGGCCCATCTCCGAGGCCCGCCCGCCGCCTGAGGCCGCACCCCACCGCCTCCTCCCTTCTTTCCTGATCGATTCTTCGAGGTCCCAACCGCCCTCTCGTGGCGGCGCACGTTCCACGCATGGCTGCAGGCCGTTTGCCGTCCTTACGGCGTTGTGGACCCCATCTACCTAACAGGCAACTGCATGGCAGACGCAATGAGCGCGCCAGGCAGCCCGCATCCTATCTATCCTATGAATCGCTATAAGAGCCTTTTATTCGCCGCGCTTCTGGCCCTGATCGGCGCGTCGCCCGCGCAGGCCCAGCACCAGATTACCGGCATCGTCGTGGACGCCGCCACCCAGGAAGCCCTGCCTGGCGTCAACGTGTTCGCCACCGGCACGACCCTTGGCGCGACCACGGACTCGGACGGCCGCTTCACCGTCCGGTCGACCGTCAACCTGACCAGCCTCACGTTTTCCTATCTGGGCTACAAGGCCCAGACGATCGAACTCGGCGCCGAAACGGAGCTGCGCGTCGCGCTCGAGCCGACGACCGTCGACCTCCAGCCCGTGATCGTTTCCGCCGGCCGCGGCGTCCAGGCCCGCACCGACGCCCCGATCGCCATCGACGCGCTCTCCGCGAGCAAGCTCCAGGAAACGAAGCCCACGATGCTCTACCAGGCGCTCAACCAGATCCCCGGGGTGCACATGACCAACCTCGGCAACGAGCAGCATACCATGAGCATCCGGCAGCCGCTCCAGTACAAGGCGCTGTTCGTCTACCTGGAAGACGGGCTCCCGATTCGCCCGACCGGGGTGTTCAACCATAATGCACTGATTGAAATCAACATGGCCGGCATCGAGCGGGTCGAGGTCATTCGCGGTCCCTCCTCCGCCCTCTACGGCAGCAACGCCGTCGGCGGCGCGATCAACTTCATCACCCCCGAGCCGACCGACGTGTTTTCCGGCTACTTCAACGCGCGGGTGGACAACTACGGGTACCGCCGCAGCGACTTCAACGCCAGCACGACGTTTGGCAAGCTCGGCATCTACGCCGGCGGCTATGTGGCCCGCCAGCGCGATAGCTGGGCGGATCATACCGACTTCGACAAGCTTTCCCTCACGTTCCGTGCGGATTACGCCCTCGCCGAGCGTACCAAGTGGGTCACTACGCTGTCCACCAACCATCTGGACACCGACATGCGCGGCGACCTGGACAGCCTGAATTTCTACGGCCGCGGCTATTCGAGCCTCCAGACGTTCACCTACCGCACCGTCGACGCCACGCGCGTCCGCTCGACCGTCACGCAGAACTGGAACGATCTGAACACCAGCGATCTCACCGTCGGCTTCCGGCAGAACTCCATCGGCCAGCTGCCGTCCTACCGCGTACGCGACGATCGTACGAACCCGCTCCGCGCGACGGGCGAGATCAACGACAACTCGTTCACCAGCTACCTCGCCAACCTCCAGCACAAGGCATATTTCGGGACGATGGACGCCGTGCTCACCGCCGGCCTCAGCGCCGACTTCAGCCCCAACTCCTATTACGCCGATTTCCTGGAGATCCAGCGCAATGCCGACGGGCAGTACATCGGCTTTACGCAGCTTGATTCGACGCTGACGAACTACGATGTCGACCTCCTGAACACGGCCGCCTACGCCCAGTTCGAGATCGTGCCGATCGACCGGCTGCGCCTGGTGGCGTCCCTGCGGTACGACCGGATCGACTATAATTACGACAACCACCTGACCGCTTCGGCCTTTTCGGGCGCTCCCGACGAGAAGAACGGCTATAACAGCCTCAGTCCGAAACTCGGCCTGACCTACGACCTCCGCCGGGGCCGCGGGCTGTACGCCAACTGGAGCCAGGGTTTTATCCCCCCTGAAATCGGCGACCTCTACCGCGGCGTCAAGGTACCCACGCTCCAGCCGGCCAACTTCGACTCGTACGAAGCCGGCGGCTGGGCTGCGTTCCTTCAGGGCAAGCTCTACGTCAACGCCAGCCTGTACCGGATGGACGGCCGTAACGAGATCATCTCCGTCCGCCTCGACGACGGCTCGACGGAAAACCGGAACGCCGGCAAGACGCGCCACACCGGCGTCGAGTACGCCGTGGTCTACTCCCCGATCCAGGCGTTGTCCTTCCGGATCGGCGGCACCAACGCGGTGCATGAGTTCTTGCGGTACGAAGAGGCCGGCGTGATCTATGACGGCAACGAGATGAACCAGGCGCCCGGCTGGATCGCCAACGCCGAGGTCATGTTCCGTCCGCCCTTCCTCAAGGGATCGCGCATCGCGCTGGAATGGCAGCACCTCGATCGCTACTACATGGATGTGGCCAACACGTTCGAATACGACGGCTACAACCTGCTGCACCTCCGGATGGGCTACGAAATCAAGGGCGTCGAAGTATGGGCGAACGTCGAGAACCTGACCGACGAACTCTACGCCAACATCGCCGCGCGCAACCGGTTTGGCGACAGCTACTCGCCCGGCTCGGCGCGCAACATCGTGTTCGGCGTCGGCTACCGGTTTGGCCGTCGCTGATTAACCCGCTGTTTTCGCATCGGGACCCGGGCCAGCAGGTCCGGGT
The sequence above is a segment of the Rhodothermales bacterium genome. Coding sequences within it:
- a CDS encoding molybdopterin-dependent oxidoreductase; amino-acid sequence: MPFDPLTRRAFLRRTGGLVAGVSLTALVGCESFGVEPVTGGIDFLPFITPNETFFKQFGADGGVKDWPGIQQIPQSEWSLSIDGAVASPRTLRIADIFAEAEHEVTILSTLRCILDNNAGQGLVGTATWKGIPLRRFLDAAGVDLTRARRLRFYGADGFTNNLPIERVFGDAESDLVEPLLVYEMNGIAVPSSHGAPIRLLVPGYYGYKSVKWLTRVEVTENDDPFGTYQEVLGYTDDGRIDVSCKTTSILRGARIPAGPARIAGFALSGHGSIDQVRLTIDGGEMVQARILSLNELLASAPDIRGAFQLTQTDRFPYPYRGVWTLWEYQWDATPGQHLIRVQAHDAAGNEQPPSDDDPTDGQNPAFEFNVTVESSS
- a CDS encoding DUF5777 family beta-barrel protein, with amino-acid sequence MRALRGVSLRNAGVVLAVTLLALASGRPLQAQSTTDLDAQVADLFERSCARAGCHAGPVPMMNLDLSRDQHYAALVGEASTENPQIKRVEPGRPDQSYIIMKLKGEPGIVGMQMPFTGDKLTPDEIGLIEQWIAGMGGVDESRKAAAPAAEPYPFYGWKVMNLPTSRTLNAGNMLFMIGHRFNPRISDGYSAFFGLDGSAIIYLSLGYAITDNLLVALARSNSADDVELSARYGLMRQGGARNWPIGASLQTTANWITQTNEGESSFEAERLKFTAQLSLTRSIMDRIGLAVVPGVLVNQNEIETDEPLLVTVGLGARWRFAPKLSIIGEWVPIVSGYNRSLIFGNDIRYDSWGGGLEISTAGHVFQIVVANAVGLTTDQYLRGGDLGIENGDIRLGFNIFRILTP
- a CDS encoding TonB-dependent receptor; the encoded protein is MNRYKSLLFAALLALIGASPAQAQHQITGIVVDAATQEALPGVNVFATGTTLGATTDSDGRFTVRSTVNLTSLTFSYLGYKAQTIELGAETELRVALEPTTVDLQPVIVSAGRGVQARTDAPIAIDALSASKLQETKPTMLYQALNQIPGVHMTNLGNEQHTMSIRQPLQYKALFVYLEDGLPIRPTGVFNHNALIEINMAGIERVEVIRGPSSALYGSNAVGGAINFITPEPTDVFSGYFNARVDNYGYRRSDFNASTTFGKLGIYAGGYVARQRDSWADHTDFDKLSLTFRADYALAERTKWVTTLSTNHLDTDMRGDLDSLNFYGRGYSSLQTFTYRTVDATRVRSTVTQNWNDLNTSDLTVGFRQNSIGQLPSYRVRDDRTNPLRATGEINDNSFTSYLANLQHKAYFGTMDAVLTAGLSADFSPNSYYADFLEIQRNADGQYIGFTQLDSTLTNYDVDLLNTAAYAQFEIVPIDRLRLVASLRYDRIDYNYDNHLTASAFSGAPDEKNGYNSLSPKLGLTYDLRRGRGLYANWSQGFIPPEIGDLYRGVKVPTLQPANFDSYEAGGWAAFLQGKLYVNASLYRMDGRNEIISVRLDDGSTENRNAGKTRHTGVEYAVVYSPIQALSFRIGGTNAVHEFLRYEEAGVIYDGNEMNQAPGWIANAEVMFRPPFLKGSRIALEWQHLDRYYMDVANTFEYDGYNLLHLRMGYEIKGVEVWANVENLTDELYANIAARNRFGDSYSPGSARNIVFGVGYRFGRR